Proteins from a genomic interval of Salinivibrio kushneri:
- the iscR gene encoding Fe-S cluster assembly transcriptional regulator IscR has translation MRLTSKGRYAVTAMLDVALHAEQGPVPLADISERQGISLSYLEQLFSRLRKSGLVTSVRGPGGGYRLGIAANDIAVGAVIAAVDESVDATKCQGKADCQGGTRCLTHTLWHDLSARISGFLNDITLGELMHDNEVKQVADRQDAKLDASLAPRNTFSSKVKQDSATIGVNVRS, from the coding sequence ACCGCCATGCTCGATGTGGCGCTTCATGCCGAGCAGGGTCCTGTACCACTGGCGGACATCTCTGAGCGTCAAGGCATTTCCTTGTCTTATCTTGAGCAACTTTTTTCACGGCTCCGCAAGTCGGGGTTAGTGACGAGTGTCCGTGGTCCCGGCGGCGGATATCGCCTCGGTATTGCGGCAAATGACATTGCCGTGGGTGCGGTCATTGCCGCCGTTGACGAATCTGTCGATGCGACCAAGTGCCAAGGTAAAGCGGATTGCCAAGGCGGCACCCGTTGTTTAACACATACTCTGTGGCACGACTTGAGTGCCCGAATTAGCGGCTTTTTAAACGACATCACGCTCGGTGAGCTGATGCATGATAATGAAGTGAAGCAAGTAGCAGATCGTCAGGACGCTAAACTGGATGCCTCATTGGCGCCCAGAAATACATTTAGCTCGAAGGTCAAACAAGATAGCGCCACCATAGGCGTGAACGTTCGCTCCTGA